One Thioclava sp. ES.031 genomic window, TTTGAGACAGGCTCTTACCGAAGCCCACCGTGACGCCGTTGCCATTGGCATCGAACGAAGTCGAATCGCCCGGAAGATAGTTGTAGGTCGGCTTGGCGAAAGTCCGGTTGGCGAGAACATAGCCATAGAGGCCTTCGGCCGCCGCGCTTTGCGCGAGCCCCATCAGTGCGATCGCCGCGATTGCGATTATTTTTTTCATTGTCCCAAATCCCTACAGATTTCACTCGTTGCAGTGGGGAGTTGACACAATACTGTGAACATGGCTCGCATTATGGACGGGTGATGCAGCCTCAACATCGAGGCTGTTTCATCAATACAACAATAAGTTCAGCCATTTCACCTTTTAGGCGACTCCGATTCCTCGCAATACAACCCCTTTCACGCAGGTCTTCGCCTCTTCCCACTGAGCGTCACTCAGCGGTGCGCCGTCGTTCAACGTCTCGATCTGATGCGAGAAATCGGCGTAGTGCTGGGTGGTGGCCCAGAGCATGTAGAGCAGGTGATGCGGGTCGACCTCGGCCATTTTCCCCTCGGCGATCCAGCGCCGGATGATCACCGCGCGGCCCTCGGTCCAGTCGCGCAGCGTCGTCTCGAGGTAATCCTGAATCACCGGTGCGCCGTGCATCACCTCTGAGGCCCAGACCTTTGAGCCGTTCGGGTGATTGCGCGAAATCTCCATCTTGGCGTCGATATAGGCCCCGATCCCCTCGGCCGGTCCGCTGGCCTCATCGAACACATCCGCCGCTTCCAGCCAGATGTTGAAGATACGCTCCACGACCCGGCGATAGAGCGACTCTTTCGTCTCGAAATAGTAATGCAGATTGGCTTTCGGCAGCCCGGCCACATCCGCGATCAATTGCATCGTGGCACCGCCGAATCCGGCTTCGGCGAAGACCG contains:
- a CDS encoding TetR family transcriptional regulator C-terminal domain-containing protein; the protein is MKDDESGKRTKNGQASRGSRAEARRATEEAILKAAETVFAEAGFGGATMQLIADVAGLPKANLHYYFETKESLYRRVVERIFNIWLEAADVFDEASGPAEGIGAYIDAKMEISRNHPNGSKVWASEVMHGAPVIQDYLETTLRDWTEGRAVIIRRWIAEGKMAEVDPHHLLYMLWATTQHYADFSHQIETLNDGAPLSDAQWEEAKTCVKGVVLRGIGVA